A region from the Lutra lutra chromosome 1, mLutLut1.2, whole genome shotgun sequence genome encodes:
- the SPCS1 gene encoding signal peptidase complex subunit 1, with protein sequence METGGAPAAVVPRWCRGEQFVGLGSRLRAPGSTDGEPFPGARCLLSAVTTSALEDRAPGYRGLRSAGGLVMARGGASGRSGLWETSASGATAIPLLGSLGPRSYPWYRIPACAVPESRLPSPGCQPSQPVMLEHLSSLPTQMDYKGQKLAEQMFQGIIIFSAIVGFIYGYVAEQFGWTVYIVMAGFAFSCLLTLPPWPIYRRHPLKWLPVQDSGSEDKKPGERKIKRHAKNN encoded by the exons ATGGAGACAGGGGGCGCGCCGGCAGCCGTTGTGCCGAGGTGGTGCCGGGGAGAGCAGTTTGTCGGGCTAGGGTCGCGGCTCCGGGCACCCGGCAGCACTGACGGCGAACCTTTCCCGGGCGCGCGATGCCTCCTTTCGGCCGTCACCACCTCAGCCCTCGAGGATAGGGCGCCGGGCTACCGCGGGCTCCGAAGCGCAGGTGGCCTGGTGAtggcgcggggcggggcctcggGCCGTTCGGGTCTGTGGGAAACATCCGCTTCCGGGGCCACGGCCATCCCACTGCTCGGCTCCTTGGGGCCCCGGAGCTACCCGTGGTATCGGATACCGGCGTGTGCGGTCCCCGAGTCCCGGCTGCCCTCGCCCGGCTGCCAGCCTTCTCAGCCAGTCATGTTGGAACATCTGAGCTCGCTGCCCACACAAATG GATTACAAGGGCCAGAAGCTAGCCGAACAGATGTTTCagggaattattattttttctgca ATAGTTGGATTTATCTACGGGTACGTGGCTGAACAGTTCGGGTGGACTGTCTATATAGTTATGGCCGGATTTGCTTTTTCGTGTTTG TTGACACTTCCTCCATGGCCCATTTACCGCCGGCACCCCCTCAAGTGGTTACCTGTTCAAGACTCAGGCTCAGAAGACAAGAAACCAggggaaaggaaaattaagaggCATGCTAAAAATAACTAA